The genomic interval GGGGGCCGGCACGGCCGCGGGGCTCGGTCTGGGCGACACCGACCGGGTGCTCGCCGGCCTGCCCGCCCACCAGGCCCTGGGCACGGTGACCGGCCTGGTCGCGCCGTTTCTGGCCGGGGCCGGGGTGGTGGTGGAGCAGGCGTTCCGGCCGGCTGCGTTCTGGAAGCGGGTGGCCGACGAGCGGGTGGCCGTGGCCGTGCTCGGCGTCGACCAGGCCGAGGCCCTGCTCGACGACCAGGCGGGCGCCGCCTCAGGGCTCGACCTGGGCCGCCTGCGCGCCGTCGCCTGCGACCTCGACCGGCTCCCCGGGCCGCTCGCCTCGGCCTGGGAGCGTCGCTTCGGCGTGCCCCTCTGCCCCGCTCCCGCCCGGACCGGAGCGGGACGCCCATGACCCTCGGCGGGCGCCGCCCGGAGGCCACGCAGGCGGACGGCGCGCCGGTGACCCCGGAGAGCGCAGCGCCGGTGACCCCGGCAGGCGCAGTGCGGGTGACCCGGGCAGGCGCACCCGACCCTGGGCGCCGCGCGCGCGCGCGACCGCTGCGCACGGCGGCGCAGGTACTCGTCATGGCCGCGTTCGTCGTGTTCATCGCCTACGCGGTGGCCAAGCGCTGGGACAGCGTGCGCGACTACGCCGGCCGGCTCTCGGTCGCGGCGATCGGCCTGTCCATGGTGGCTGCGCTCGGCGCGATCTGGTGCAGCTTCCTGTGCTGGCGAGCGGTGCTGGCCGACTTCGGGTCGCGGGTGCCGGTGAGCGGCGGCATGCGGATCTTCTTCGTCGGCCAACTCGGCAAGTACCTGCCGGGCAAGCTCTGGCCGATCCTCACCCAGACCCGGCTCGGCGCCCAGTACGGTGTGCCCAAACGCTCCTCCGGCGCCGCAGCGGGCGTGTTCATGCTGCTGGTGCTCGGTACCGGGCTGGTCATCGGCGTGGCCACCCTGCCCTTCCTCGGCGCCCAGGCGTTCGGGCGCTACTGGTGGGCGCTGGCCGTGCTGCCCGCCGCCCTGGTCGCCATGCACCCGGCGGTGCTGAACTGGGGGCTCGGGCTCGCCCTGCGGGCCATGCGGCGTGACCCGATGCCGCAGCCGCTGACCCTGCGCGGGACCGCGCGGGCCGCGTTCTGGTGCCTGCCCATGTGGGCGCTGTTCGGCGTCCACACCTGGGCCCTCGCCCTGGACCTGGGCGGCGACGGACTGGCCCTGCTGCTCCGCTCGACCGGCGTGTTCGCCGCCTCCTGGTCGATCGGGTTCATGCTGCTGGTGGCCCCGGCCGGCGCCGGGCCCAGAGAGGCCGCGTTCATCGTGCTGCTCGGCACCACCCTGCCGACCGCCCAGGTCACCGTGATCGCGCTGGTGTCGCGACTGCTCATCACCGTCGGGGACGTCGCCTGGGGGGTCCTCGCGTTCCTGGGCGCGCGCAAGCGTCCGGGCCGGGTCCCCGAGGCGGCCGCAGCGACCCCCGGCCACGAGGCCGTCCGGGACTGAGAGCCACCGTCCGGGACTGAGAGCCACCGTCCGGAGCGGCCCGGCACGACCCGTTCGGCCCGCCCGGCCGGGCCGGGTCACACCGGCAGCACGGCCCAGATCGTCGTCCAGGGGAAGGGCGAGGTCACCTCGCGGACGTCGGCCACCGTCGAGACGAACTTGACGAAGCCCGCCTTCGACCAGTGGTTGAGGTGGCCGGGAGTGTTGCCGAGGTCCTTGAGGTAGCGGCCGGCGATCAGGTTGCAGGTCCGGAAGACCGGCTCGCGGGGCACCGACAGGACGATGTGCCTGGACCCGACCCTGGCGATCTCGCGCAGGCCCTGGACGGGGTCGTCCAGGTGCTCGAGGACCTCGACGGCCACGACCAGGTCGAACTGGTTTTCCTCGAAGGGCAGCGCGTGGGCGTTGGCGTGGAGGAAGCGCGGGCCGGTGTACTGCTTCCAGTCGGCCCGAAGGCCCGCGTCGGGCAGGTCGAGGGCGACCACCTCGTCCCAGCGGCGGTGCAGCTTGCCGGCGATCACGCCCTCGCCGCAGCCGACCTCGAGCGCTCGCTTGGGGGCGCCCTCTGCGTCGCGGGCGACCCGGTCGAAGATCCCCTCCAGGTTCGCTACCCAGCGCTCGGTCAGCTTGCGGATGGCCGGGTTCTTCGCCGTGTACTTCGGCGTGGTGTTTCCGATGACGATGCCTGGCGTCTCGGGGACGGCCGGGTCCTGGGCCACGACGAGCAACCTCCGCGCTGGTCTCCGCTGTTCGAATGGCCCGGAGGATACACGGGCCGCCCGGGTCAACGCGGCGCCCCCGGCTCGCGGGTGACCTGGACCACCATGGACGGGCCCAGCTGGTCGCGGGTGACCACCTCGGTGTACCCGGCCTTCCTGAGCGCCCGGTAGACCTCGTTGACCTCGTCGGCCGTCTCCCCCCGCTGGATGACCACGAACACGCACCTGGCCCTCGGGTGGCGGGTGAGGAAGCCGGCGAGCGCGGCCGGGTCGGCCGCGGTGATGGTCCGCTCCGGGGGGATGGAGGATCGTGGGCGCACCGCCGCCGAGTAGCCGTCGTAGTCGGGGCGCATGTAATAGTCCCAGCCCTTGGTGGTCATCGCGCCGACGTGGACGGCCAGGTCGGTCGGGCCCGTGCGCAGGCGCGCGTTGCGGACCAGGCCGCGCAGCTCGCCACCGAACGGCACCGAGCTGCTGTACCGCTCGACCAGCCGCATCCGGCCGACGCTGACCTCGCCGACCGAGACGAGGTTCACGGCGGCCACGGCGCCGAGCACGGCGAGCGCGACCGCGGCCGGCCAGCGCGCGAGCGACCGGCCCGCGAGCCGCCTGACCCGCCCGGGCGCGATCAGGGGGGCGAGCCGCTCCGGCGCGGCCAGCCACAGGGTCCAGAGGCGCCGCATCGCCCAGCGCGCCACGGTCCCGGCCTCGAGCCAGGTGCGCGCCGGCGCGCGGCGGCCGGCCAGGCGCAGCAGGGCCGACAGGGGCCAGGCCACGCCCATCCCGGCCAGCAGGTAGGCGAACGGCACCAGGAACAGGTTGGTCCGCACGAACCCGAACGGCCACATCCGCATCGACGAGGCGGCGAGCTGGGCGGCCAGCGACAGCAGCAGCACGGCCAGGAGCGCTCGGCCAGGACGCGACCGCAGCGCGGCCACGACCCCGAGGGCCAGGGCCACGACCATGAACGGGGTAAGCATGGACGCGGCAGCCTCACCGAAGGTGAGCGAGCCGGTGACGCCTCGCCTCGACGACGCGAGGTCGGCGGTCAGCACCCGGGGCACGAAGCCGGCCAGGCGGTCCAGGGTGAACCCGACCTTCTCCCCGAGCGACCCGCCAGGCAGGAAGTACGGGTTCCAGTAGTCGCCCTCGGTCTGCTTGGTCTGCAGGAGCACGAACCCCTTGAGGTGGATCAGGGTGATCGTGCCGGCCACGAGCGGCGGCAGGAGCCGGCCCAGGGTCCGCTCCCGGGCGAGCCGGACGCCGTCCACCAGCAGCAGCGGACCCACGACGAAGGTGGCCGCGGTGCCGGTCACGGCGCACAGCCCCATCCCGGCGTACCTGGCCAGCCGCCCGGCCAGCCCCCTCCCAGGCCCGTCGGCGTCCAGCCAGAGCAGCACCGCCAGCTCGGCGGCGAGGACCTCGAGACCGAACGGCTTGAGCTGCAGGCCGAACTCGAGGACGTTCGCGTTGACGACCACGCCGACGGCGACGAGGAAGCTGCCTGGCGTGCCCAGGAAGCGGCGGGCGAGCGCGTAGGTGGCCACGCCGACCGCGAGGAAGGCGATGACCCCGGGCAGGCGCAGGGGGACCTCGCGGTTGCCGAGCAGCCCGATCGAGAGCTTCTCGAGCGCGACCCAGCCAGCCGCGAGCGGCGCGTTGGCTTCGCGGATGCCGGTCCAGAAATCCGGCCCGGAGAGCGAGAAGTGGTACGCGCGCCACTGCTCGTCATACCAGAGTGGCCGCGTCACCTGCCCCATGAGGTACTGGACGACGAGCCACGCCTCGAGCACGAGCGGAACCGTCAGCAGCCAGTGCAGCCCTCGCCACCGCCTGGCGGGTCGCGTGCCCGTCTGTGGTGGTCGGGCATGTTCGGTCGCCGGCGCGGCGGGGTCGGGAGTCAGTACGGAGGGCCTCATGCCGACTCAGCATACGTCGGCGGCGGGACTCGGTTGGTGTGGTACCCTGCGCCCGCTGTTTTTCGGCATGACATTGCAGAGGCATGACATTGCAGAAAGGTCGGCTCTTGAAGCTGTCGGTCGTCGTCCCGTTCTACAACGAGCTCCGGACGCTGCCGACGGTGATCGAGCGGCTCCTCGCCGTGGACTTCGCCGCCCTCGGGCTCGAGACCGAGCTGGTCTTCGTGGACGACGGCTCCACCGACGCCTCCCGCAGCCTGCTCGACCCGCTGCCCCGCGACGACGTGCGGCTCATCGTCCACGAGCGCAACCGAGGCAAGGGAGCCGCGGTCAAGACCGGCCTGGAGGCGGCCACCGGCGACATCCTCTGCATCCAGGACGCCGACCTCGAGTACCACCCCGCCGACCTGCCAGCGCTCGTCAAGCCGATCCTGGACGGCGAGTTCGAGGTCGTCTACGGCAACCGGTTCAAGGGCTCGGCGGCCGGCCTGTACTACTCCCACCGCGTCGCCAACCGGCTGCTCAACCTGATGGTGAACGTGGCGTTCAACCGCTACCTGTCCGACGTGTACACCGGCTACAAGGTGTTCACCCGGCGCGCGTTCGAGGGACTGCACCTGACCGCGAAGTCGTTCACGGTCGAGATGGAGCTGACCAGCCACTTCCTGCACCGGGGGCTGGTCATCTTCGAGGTGCCGATCAGCTACCGGGCCCGCACCTACGCCGAGGGCAAGAAGATCCACTTCCGCGACGGCTTCCTGGCCGCCGGGGCGATCGTGCGGTACCGGTGGCGCCGCCCCCCAGGCGGGGACCTGGGCCCGGCCTCCCGCCGGGCCCCTGACGCCCCTGGGGTCGACCGGACGCTGGGGGGTGGCGCCACCATCCACGCCCGGGGCCTCGAGGACCTCGCCGCCGCCAAGCGCTACCGCAGCTACCTGCACGGGCTGGTCGCCCCCTACCTCGGGGCGAGCGTGCTCGAGGTCGGCGCCGGCCTGGGCGACTTCTCGGTCCAGCTCGCCGACCGGGAGCGGCTCGTCGTGGCCGACGGCGACCCCGTCTGCCTGCGCGCGCTCGAGGAGCGCCTCGGCCGCCGGCCTGGCGTCGAGGTGGCGCCCGGCGACCCCGGCGACCTCAAGGTCGGCGACCCGGTCGAGACCGTGGTCGCGATCAACCTCCTCGAGCGCATGGCCGACGAGGTGGAGGCCTTGCGCGCCATGGCCGACGCGGCCGTGCCTGGCGGCCGGGTGGTGCTC from Actinomycetes bacterium carries:
- a CDS encoding class I SAM-dependent methyltransferase, translated to MAQDPAVPETPGIVIGNTTPKYTAKNPAIRKLTERWVANLEGIFDRVARDAEGAPKRALEVGCGEGVIAGKLHRRWDEVVALDLPDAGLRADWKQYTGPRFLHANAHALPFEENQFDLVVAVEVLEHLDDPVQGLREIARVGSRHIVLSVPREPVFRTCNLIAGRYLKDLGNTPGHLNHWSKAGFVKFVSTVADVREVTSPFPWTTIWAVLPV
- a CDS encoding glycosyltransferase is translated as MKLSVVVPFYNELRTLPTVIERLLAVDFAALGLETELVFVDDGSTDASRSLLDPLPRDDVRLIVHERNRGKGAAVKTGLEAATGDILCIQDADLEYHPADLPALVKPILDGEFEVVYGNRFKGSAAGLYYSHRVANRLLNLMVNVAFNRYLSDVYTGYKVFTRRAFEGLHLTAKSFTVEMELTSHFLHRGLVIFEVPISYRARTYAEGKKIHFRDGFLAAGAIVRYRWRRPPGGDLGPASRRAPDAPGVDRTLGGGATIHARGLEDLAAAKRYRSYLHGLVAPYLGASVLEVGAGLGDFSVQLADRERLVVADGDPVCLRALEERLGRRPGVEVAPGDPGDLKVGDPVETVVAINLLERMADEVEALRAMADAAVPGGRVVLVVPGFPHLAGPFDQALGHGRRYTPEALREVVEAAGLRPELVRPVNFLGGVAWWAAVRVGRQGRPTPTLVRLYDRVVIPAQRVLERRFHPRFGQSLLCVARVPAS
- a CDS encoding AMP-binding protein, giving the protein GETRALDFSLVVPGMGDMFDGDRTSVGDDALLPGDGWDGVPLTQGDLLAWGAGTAAGLGLGDTDRVLAGLPAHQALGTVTGLVAPFLAGAGVVVEQAFRPAAFWKRVADERVAVAVLGVDQAEALLDDQAGAASGLDLGRLRAVACDLDRLPGPLASAWERRFGVPLCPAPARTGAGRP
- a CDS encoding lysylphosphatidylglycerol synthase domain-containing protein; translation: MTLGGRRPEATQADGAPVTPESAAPVTPAGAVRVTRAGAPDPGRRARARPLRTAAQVLVMAAFVVFIAYAVAKRWDSVRDYAGRLSVAAIGLSMVAALGAIWCSFLCWRAVLADFGSRVPVSGGMRIFFVGQLGKYLPGKLWPILTQTRLGAQYGVPKRSSGAAAGVFMLLVLGTGLVIGVATLPFLGAQAFGRYWWALAVLPAALVAMHPAVLNWGLGLALRAMRRDPMPQPLTLRGTARAAFWCLPMWALFGVHTWALALDLGGDGLALLLRSTGVFAASWSIGFMLLVAPAGAGPREAAFIVLLGTTLPTAQVTVIALVSRLLITVGDVAWGVLAFLGARKRPGRVPEAAAATPGHEAVRD